GATCCAATGTAACCCTGTGAAGATCGGCGATCCGCGGCCCCTCGTGAGGGGCTACCGGAGGACGTATCCAAACCGGTAAAAGCCAATACATTCAATTGATTACAATCCATCGCCAGGGGCTCCCTTCCGCCCTCGTGAGGGCAGAAAGTTGAATGTAACCGAGCACTTGAAGCGAAGTGCGCGGACGTTCGCCGGGCGGCGAACGTAACTAATGGAATAATGAGACATTGGATAAAAAATATAGAACGACAAGGCAGAAGTCAACGATTTTTCTGCCAACACGGTGCCGTTTTGGTCTTTAAGACCAAAACGGCACCGTGTGCCGTAGAAAATGCATAAGATTAAAGAGAGATAGCAGAATAAAAAGTCAAAAGAAAAAAGACAAATTCAAGACAATAAGTGGACAGTAAAAAGGACACTTTGCATTAAAAAGGATCGTTTAAAAATAAAAAAAATATTTTTATTTTTTTGCCTTTGGTCTTTTTTTGGGGTCGTTCTCGGGCCCTAAAGGTAGGAGCCTGGAAAAAAAATAGAGGGAAAACGCCAGGCGTAAACTTAGCTCGGAGGTTATTATTAAATGAATTTCACAGTTTATGCTTTCAACGACGGTTATTCCCTGGCGAGTTACCTCAATGGCCTCATTCATTTTTTTGGAGGCGACGATTGGGGGGGACTGGTCTTTCTCGTTGTTTCCCTTGGTATGGCAGGTGGGCTTTTCATGGCAGTCTCAGCGAGCAGCCCCGTGAACTTCATTCGTTCCATGTTTTGGCCTGCGGTCATGTATGCGGCTGTTTTCGGCCCTCCCTGCCAGCTCAACATTCAGGACGAATTCTCGAATGAGGTTTACACGGTTTCACAGGTGCCTTTTGGCATCGGTTTAGCTCTTTCCACCACCACTGCCATGGAAAAAGCCGTAATAGATTTATGCGAGGATTATATCGAACCTGTAAACGCCGTGAAGTTCAAAGAATTTGACTTCTTCGGTCAAGTTCGAGCTATAAGCGAAATCCTTGTCTCTGATTTGGGTAAAAATGAACCATTGAAACAAACAGTTTCGCAATATTTCGATGATTGCGTTCTGCATGGCTTCGCGGACGCCAGCATCAACCAGTGGAATTTTCTTACGAGTTCTGACCTCATGGTGGCGATGGAGACTCCATACAATGTCTTCTTCACAACAGTTTACAACTCAGATGGAACGACTACGGTCAAAACCTGCGCCGACGCCTACTACAACGTCATTTCGCCTCGGGTTATGGGAATGGGTTTATCCAACTCAAATGACAGCTCATTGGCTAAGGTGGCCAGCGTCTTCGGCCGCCGGGCTTCGGATCTGGCTGGAATCCGCAGTTCCTTGAATAACCTCGCCAGCGTCTACTTTTCAGGGCACCAGGACACTGCGGACATCCTTTTCAGACAAAATTTCATGATGACGGCCCTACGATCAAACCTGGCCCAGAACAACCCCCAGGCTTTGGGCGCGCTGACTGAGGCGGAATTGAAACAAAAAACGGGCATGGCCTCGGCTGCGGCCGTGTACATCAAGCAGCTTCCGAACCTTCGGGCCATGTTCAAACTCGTCATTTTAGGATTGCTTCCGTTGACTGGAGCCTTTTTCTTCATTGGATGGGGCAAGCCCTTGCTTCATTGGTTTGCCGCCTTGCTTTGGGTCAGTCTGTTTCTGCCCATCGAGGCCATCATCCACGCCGCCTATATGACCCATTCTGTCAATGAATTGAGAGGGCTGATAGATGTTTATGGCGGCTTCACCTGGAACAACCAAATTGAAATTTTGACCTGGGTTTCGGACACGGCGACCATCGCCGGAACGCTCATGTTTATGATCCCGTCGCTGACGGGCATGGTGCTCACCTGGGTCGCACCGAAAGCCGGCATGGCCATCTCCTCCATGCTGGCCGGCTCCCGAGCGCATGACAGGCTTGTGATGTCCGGCGGCCAAGGAGCGCTGGAAGGAGCCGAGCAGCGCGGCCTGGCTCGCGACCAGGACCAAATGAACCAGATGATGATGGAGGCCGGGGACAGGTACGCGGGAATCCAAAATTTTGCGAATCGTAAAATCGGGGAGCATAGCAATGTCGCCGTCGGGCGAAGCTTCGGTCAAAATCCATTGACTCACGAAAGCTCGGGAAACCTTCTGAACCAGGCCCTGGGTACAACTATGCTAAATTCTGGGGATTCCGCCAGTCATGCCCGGGCAGCGAGCGACACGGTGAGTTTGCGAGAAGCGCAGGGCGTCGCGGCCACCGCTGGCGCAATGAAAATCGCGGTTCAAGGTCGAGATCTAGGCCAAGTCACGAGCCAAGTCGCAGAGGTGCTGAAAAGCAGCGATCAAAGCGTGCAAGACGCTTTCAGCAAGGATCAACAACGAGTGCTGGAGGAAATGCAATCCCAAAATTTAGATAAAAATTTGACGGCAACACAGCGCAACGAAGTTGCCACGGCTCTCACCGCTGCTGCCTGGGCTTCAGGTAAGGTTTCTGGCGGATTGAGCACTGGATTTTTAGGTAATCTTGGCATCAAGGGGGAGATCGGCGGGGAAGGAGGCGCCAGGATTGATGGAAACGCAAGAGCCACGTCGGGGACCGGGACCACAGATGCAGTAGCAGTGAGGAACGCTTTCAGCCAGGGGCTGAAAGGATCCGTGGCAACGTCCATCAGTCACCGAGTTGCCCAGGCAACGACGGAGGCCACGAAAAACGCCGATTCCAGGGCCTTCGTCGAGCGCGTCAACAAGTCCACCAACTTTCAAGATGCTCTAGGCTTGGTAAAAAGTAGCACCGCCGAGATCGCCCGGGCGCGCCAGGAAAGCGAAAGTTATCAGTCATTGCAGCAGGTTGGAACAAATTACCAGATTGATGTTGGCCAGCAGATTTTCGGCCAAATGGATGCGAACTCTCTTTACTCCCTGTCGAATGAGCGGGGCTTTAGCCAGCTGCATTCCGTCGTCAACCAAGGTGGAGGGATAGACCGGATGCGGGAGGCGGCGTATTACGACTGGCGCGATACTAACACCCAAAATCGGGCTGAGGGCCTGGAAACCATCGCCAAGTTGGACAAAAGTCATGTGGGCCACTTGGCGGGTGTGGGGGCCGCCATCCTTCAGGTGCGCGGTGAATATGCTTACTCCTCTGAGGGAGGGAAGCTGGGCGATGGGGCGATGATTACTAATCAGGCCCAGGGCGTCATCGCCGCGCAGGGGGAAGCCGTGCAAAAATCCGAAGGTATGCCCGAGCCCAAGGCTCTGCGAGCCACTCATTTGGTGCAGCCCGTTCACAGCGACCTCAAAAATCGATATAATGATACGAACGATAAGTTGAAGCAGCAGTACGCCGAGCAGGATCACCCAGAATGGCGCGCGCAAGTCAGCGAGCACAGCCCCCTGCGCGCCGGGGAAGGGGCAGTGAAATCGGCTGGCAGAGGTTTTGGAAATGTTGTTAATGAAATGAAAGATGGTATCCGCGCATTGAAAGAAAATATGCCTGAGGCTTTGGACTAAAAAAGAAAGGAGTGCCAACGTGGAATATATTCTCCTTTTTTTTGTGATCGTGGTATTCG
This sequence is a window from Desulfovibrio aminophilus DSM 12254. Protein-coding genes within it:
- a CDS encoding conjugal transfer protein TraG N-terminal domain-containing protein, with product MNFTVYAFNDGYSLASYLNGLIHFFGGDDWGGLVFLVVSLGMAGGLFMAVSASSPVNFIRSMFWPAVMYAAVFGPPCQLNIQDEFSNEVYTVSQVPFGIGLALSTTTAMEKAVIDLCEDYIEPVNAVKFKEFDFFGQVRAISEILVSDLGKNEPLKQTVSQYFDDCVLHGFADASINQWNFLTSSDLMVAMETPYNVFFTTVYNSDGTTTVKTCADAYYNVISPRVMGMGLSNSNDSSLAKVASVFGRRASDLAGIRSSLNNLASVYFSGHQDTADILFRQNFMMTALRSNLAQNNPQALGALTEAELKQKTGMASAAAVYIKQLPNLRAMFKLVILGLLPLTGAFFFIGWGKPLLHWFAALLWVSLFLPIEAIIHAAYMTHSVNELRGLIDVYGGFTWNNQIEILTWVSDTATIAGTLMFMIPSLTGMVLTWVAPKAGMAISSMLAGSRAHDRLVMSGGQGALEGAEQRGLARDQDQMNQMMMEAGDRYAGIQNFANRKIGEHSNVAVGRSFGQNPLTHESSGNLLNQALGTTMLNSGDSASHARAASDTVSLREAQGVAATAGAMKIAVQGRDLGQVTSQVAEVLKSSDQSVQDAFSKDQQRVLEEMQSQNLDKNLTATQRNEVATALTAAAWASGKVSGGLSTGFLGNLGIKGEIGGEGGARIDGNARATSGTGTTDAVAVRNAFSQGLKGSVATSISHRVAQATTEATKNADSRAFVERVNKSTNFQDALGLVKSSTAEIARARQESESYQSLQQVGTNYQIDVGQQIFGQMDANSLYSLSNERGFSQLHSVVNQGGGIDRMREAAYYDWRDTNTQNRAEGLETIAKLDKSHVGHLAGVGAAILQVRGEYAYSSEGGKLGDGAMITNQAQGVIAAQGEAVQKSEGMPEPKALRATHLVQPVHSDLKNRYNDTNDKLKQQYAEQDHPEWRAQVSEHSPLRAGEGAVKSAGRGFGNVVNEMKDGIRALKENMPEALD